One genomic segment of Impatiens glandulifera chromosome 6, dImpGla2.1, whole genome shotgun sequence includes these proteins:
- the LOC124942999 gene encoding putative disease resistance protein RGA3, with translation METIQHFQISLLSKDDCWLLFEERAFMCGTPKTPNFVDIGKEIAKKCKGVPLVAKTLGSQLGFKSDINEWCKIRDNEIWEISQNEEFDLLPILRLSYYDLPYHLRRCFVFCVIFPKDAEIKKNKLIQLWMAHDLIPTVKNQAVEDIGNAIWKELCWRSFFLDEKLDRYRLYEICKMHDLAQSIMKDEYYTLDANGSSDDLRREIRHVTAMVDGCDKTSVRSIKKIGGLQSLMVNGKVVDGNITKHIFLSVLKKLPALRVLELNCDAQTQDLRYMGYLKHLRYLDISGNNQITALPDSICDLFNLQTLKLNQCPLLESLPRNTKDLISLRHLYLERCNGLKYMPRGLGKLKHLKTLSLFVLGNKERNCQLDELKELDIGGSLKIKNLERVSDVLESKPQ, from the coding sequence ATGGAAACGATTCAACATTTTCAGATATCATTGCTCTCTAAGGATGATTGTTGGCTACTCTTTGAAGAGCGTGCATTTATGTGTGGAACACCAAAAACTCCAAACTTTGTTGATATTGGAAAAGAAATAGCTAAAAAATGTAAGGGTGTTCCCTTAGTTGCCAAGACATTAGGAAGTCAGTTGGGCTTCAAAAGTGATATAAACGAATGGTGTAAAATAAGAGATAATGAGATATGGGAGATATCACAAAATGAAGAATTTGATCTCTTACCTATTTTAAGGTTGAGTTACTATGACCTCCCTTATCATTTGAGAAGATGCTTTGTGTTTTGTGTTATATTTCCCAAGGATGCTGAAatcaaaaagaataaattaatccAATTGTGGATGGCCCATGATTTAATCCCTACAGTTAAAAACCAAGCAGTTGAAGATATTGGGAATGCAATTTGGAAAGAGTTGTGTTGGAGATCCTTTTTTCTAGACGAGAAATTAGATCGGTATAGACTTTATGAAATATGTAAGATGCACGATCTTGCCCAATCTATTATGAAAGATGAATATTATACGTTGGATGCTAATGGTTCAAGTGATGATTTAAGACGAGAAATTCGTCATGTAACGGCAATGGTTGATGGATGTGACAAAACATCAGTTCGTTCTATTAAGAAAATTGGAGGGTTGCAATCACTAATGGTCAATGGCAAAGTTGTTGATGGAAATAtcacaaaacatatttttttgagtGTCTTGAAGAAACTTCCGGCTTTACGTGTCCTTGAACTAAACTGCGATGCGCAAACTCAAGATTTGCGTTATATGGGATATCTAAAACATCTTAGATACTTAGACATTTCCGGGAATAATCAGATAACAGCATTACCTGATAGTATTTGTGATCTCTTTAACTTACAGACTTTGAAACTCAATCAGTGTCCTTTGCTTGAAAGTTTGCCCAGAAATACAAAAGACCTAATTAGTTTGCGGCATCTTTATTTGGAGAGATGTAATGGATTGAAATATATGCCTAGAGGGTTGGGGAAATTGAAACATCTGAAGACGTTAAGCTTGTTTGTGTTAGGCAACAAGGAGAGAAACTGCCAACTAGATGAATTAAAAGAATTGGATATCGGCGGATCTTTGAAAATTAAGAACCTTGAAAGAGTTAGTGATGTGTTAGAATCTAAACCACAATAA
- the LOC124942998 gene encoding putative disease resistance protein RGA4 yields MIDAAIISGLLSKSLVPLIKDEFSLFWNFKKEVQKLSSTLSSIRSVLEDAERKNVQEKDKQSEDWLRKLKDVAYEVRDIMDECSFEDLRLQVKRRNASSSSSRIQVTNCIALPISNTWTRRRVGQKIKEVQEKLDQISLERKNLHLSESIHDSKIDKFTSNWRETMSLSSCNQVYGRDKEKKQIVDILVNNTSSACVDKKLSVLPIVGIGGLGKTTLAQMVFNDEEIAKYFETKIWVCVSDEFDIKLVMKAILEETVEARSEELQKKVREKLSGKRYFDCIG; encoded by the coding sequence aTGATTGATGCAGCTATAATCAGTGGTTTGCTTTCAAAGTCGTTGGTACCTCTAATTAAGGATGAATTCTCGTTGTTTTGGAATTTTAAGAAGGAGGTTCAAAAGCTATCGAGCACCCTATCTTCAATTAGATCCGTACTTGAGGATGCAGAGAGAAAGAATGTGCAGGAGAAGGACAAACAATCGGAAGATTGGTTGCGGAAACTCAAAGATGTGGCGTACGAGGTTCGAGACATCATGGATGAGTGCAGCTTTGAAGATCTTCGTCTTCAAGTCAAAAGGCGTAATGCCTCCTCCTCTTCAAGCCGGATCCAGGTAACAAACTGTATCGCCCTTCCTATTAGCAATACTTGGACGCGTAGAAGAGTTGGTCAAAAAATTAAAGAGGTTCAAGAGAAACTAGACCAAATTTCTTTGGAGCGCAAAAATTTACATTTGAGTGAATCTATTCATGACTCAAAAATAGACAAGTTTACTAGTAATTGGCGTGAAACCATGTCTCTTTCTAGTTGTAATCAAGTATATGGGAGAGATAAGGAGAAGAAACAGATTGTTGATATTCTAGTCAATAATACATCTAGTGCTTGTGTTGATAAAAAACTATCTGTTCTACCCATTGTTGGAATTGGGGGTCTTGGTAAAACAACACTTGCCCAAATGGTCTTCAACGACGAGGAGATTGCTAAGTATTTTGAAACCAAAATATGGGTTTGTGTTTCTGatgaatttgatattaaattgGTGATGAAAGCCATATTAGAAGAAACGGTTGAAGCACGCTCAGAAGAATTGCAGAAAAAAGTTAGAGAAAAATTGAGCGGGAAAAGATATTTTGATTGTATTGGATGA